A stretch of the Zeugodacus cucurbitae isolate PBARC_wt_2022May chromosome 6, idZeuCucr1.2, whole genome shotgun sequence genome encodes the following:
- the LOC114804450 gene encoding uncharacterized protein LOC114804450, with the protein MVKKHKGTLAVIEQIYEDIPAFTDIFTEESFYTFAFCFVCATIIIAFILSRFITLKPVEF; encoded by the coding sequence atggtgaaaaaacACAAAGGCACTTTAGCTGTAATTGAGCAGATATACGAAGATATACCAGCTTTTACCGACATTTTCACTGAGGAATCATTTTATACGTTCGCATTTTGTTTTGTATGCGCTACTATTATAATAGCATTCATACTATCAAGATTCATTACTTTAAAGCCTGTTGAATTCTAA
- the LOC105216338 gene encoding anaphase-promoting complex subunit 5 — translation MHYEELEALDPRNPTYTTRIETPPPHKVAVLILVQQYLKVKNAATDAGVAYPLQARRNFCMLLLKLIQYPDMTYNDLYHLLTSPRYKINALHLESFEKAMCNIFTLGIETLCDFAERQNWDNLLSEELGVSQFSIVGLYIRRVCVILERMTFPEIMALYKNICLYYEKGVRTLAIGPRRVGGAMTSVQDNLFPRAVGRGSDEPCNTLEESALDTETVHQDRNPHSKWSPKQADLFVAQQCKLLENNELRALPPIDLQTKINEIIQDNPLNSQAYFLGYMNQLRLRDFYGAMDALHRAFDRSPMQTATQYEQKGFQYFSVNLAVLHACFDHRREALNALKECIMLAQECGDKRCLDLANSWYCLLNSNKIDPFEKSLPDIQDPGLVQSLSLAIQYVVKFGAQCGYLPLDLFELLLKSDELNNKNSILEHASDSLALRSALWCLYGRHEISSLYAQLLLQLKKTWAFGDIGNSESVSKVLASLSLWLNVQGEHQMSAVVQSHARSRFPRYPNAKNWMISEYHIIIQQCIYRCRWQEALKACSQLYLLDKNMGNLQRAAVYIAKGYFNTARRIIGKLLHSANLDVLTQVRVLVLQAHTTIGEDNVSSETAEFLIRASVLATSAYMEYEQAVIDMVLAQVLLKMKMPQKAFQAAKNCMEKIHENGGIYDRAKMDFIFVCCMVAASESDERKKVNLQKGISILERAVECFKKLEAHAKVLDIFVYIAKTYHELNQLAERNKYACKFKHYYSEYPIAREYLGMAF, via the exons ATGCATTACGAAGAGCTGGAAGCATTAGATCCGCGTAACCCCACTTATACCACACGAATTGAGACACCACCGCCACACAAAGTTGCGGTTTTAATTTTGGTCCAACAGTACTTGAAAGTTAAAAATGCCGCCACTGATGCCGGTGTCGCTTATCCTTTGCAGGCACGAAGGAATTTCTGCATGCTACTATTAAAATTGATACAATATCCAGATATGACATACAATGATTTGTATCATTTGCTCACATCTCCACGTTATAAAATCAATGCACTACATTTGGAAAGTTTTGAAAAGGCCATGTGCAATATTTTTACTCTTGGTATTGAAACACTATGTGATTTTGCTGAGCGTCAGAATTGGGATAATCTTTTATCTGAGGAATTAGGTGTCAGTCAATTCAGTATTGTTGGGCTATACATACGACGTGTATGCGTTATACTGGAGCGTATGACATTTCCCGAAATTATGGCTctatataagaatatttgtttatactatGAAAAAG GAGTACGCACGCTGGCTATTGGTCCACGCAGAGTTGGTGGCGCTATGACTAGTGTGCAGGATAATTTGTTTCCTCGTGCTGTTGGTCGTGGGTCTGATGAGCCTTGTAACACATTAGAAGAATCTGCGCTAGATACCGAAACTGTACATCAGGATCGAAATCCTCATAGTAAATGGTCACCAAAACAAGCAGACCTTTTTGTTGCACAACAATGTAAATTGTTAGAAAATAATGAACTTCGTGCTTTGCCACCAATCGATCTGCaaacgaaaataaatgaaatcataCAGGATAATCCGCTAAATTCGCAAGCTTATTTTCTAGGTTATATGAATCAATTAAGACTACGCGACTTCTATGGCGCAATGGATGCTCTGCACAGAGCTTTTGATCGTAGTCCAATGCAGACAGCCACACAATATGAACAAAAG GGTTTCCAGTACTTCAGCGTGAACTTAGCTGTGCTCCATGCATGTTTCGATCACCGCCGTGAAGCATTAAATGCACTCAAGGAATGTATAATGCTAGCACAGGAATGTGGCGATAAACGTTGCCTAGATTTAGCTAATTCTTGGTATTGTCTACTGAACAGCAACAAAATAGATCCTTTTGAAAAAAGTCTGCCAGATATTCAGGATCCCGGTCTAGTGCAGTCACTGTCATTGGCTATCCAATATGTAGTAAAATTTGGAGCACAGTGTGGTTATTTACCGCTCGATCTTTTTGAATTGTTACTGAAGAGCGATGAACTCAATAATAAGAATTCAATACTAGAACATGCTTCCGATTCTTTGGCATTAAGATCTGCGCTTTGGTGTCTTTATGGACGTCATGAAATCTCTTCGCTTTATGCACAATTACTGCTACAACTGAAAAAAACCTGGGCATTCGGTGATATTGGTAATTCCGAGAGTGTTAGTAAAGTACTCGCCAGTCTCTCATTGTGGTTGAACGTGCAAGGGGAACATCAAATGAGTGCAGTCGTACAGAGTCATGCACGCAGTCGTTTTCCACGTTATCCAAACGCCAAAAATTGGATGATCAGCGAATATCATATTATCATTCAGCAATGTATATATCGGTGCCGTTGGCAGGAAGCGCTTAAAGCATGTAGTCAGTTGTATTTATTGGATAAAAATATGGGAAATCTTCAACGTGCAGCTGTATATATTGCGAAGGGATATTTCAACACAGCACGACGTATTATTGGTAAATTGCTGCACAGTGCGAACTTGGATGTTTTGACTCAGGTGCGTGTTTTGGTGCTACAAGCACACACGACAATTGGCGAAGATAACGTATCATCCGAAACGGCCGAATTTCTTATACGCGCTTCTGTATTGGCAACATCTGCATATATGGAATATGAACAAGCTGTTATAGACATGGTATTAGCACAAGTGCTgctaaaaatgaaaatgccaCAAAAGGCATTTCAAGCAGCTAAAAATTGTATGgaaaaaattcatgagaatggTGGTATTTACGATCGCGCAAAAATGGATTTTATATTCGTCTGCTGTATGGTGGCAGCCAGCGAAAGTGATGAGcgcaaaaaagtgaatttacaaAAAGGAATTTCCATTTTGGAGCGCGCTGTGGAATGTTTTAAAAAACTGGAAGCTCATGCTAAAGTTTTggacatttttgtttacattgcaAAAACATATCATGAACTGAATCAATTAGCTGAGCGAAACAAATATGCCTGCAAATTCAAACACTATTATTCAGAGTACCCCATCGCAAGGGAATACCTTGGAATGGCTTTTTAG
- the LOC105216335 gene encoding polyadenylate-binding protein-interacting protein 1 translates to MDITPGRAPFTEDEDYTPLRKPKSATNTPTHGATSLNANTCDAYGRTVSPSKLSPYAKEFVPRFGGTGSNSAAGAQERLERHQQQYNQQTYQQYHQQSSRPHRYSNGYQQNNHHSHNQQQYGHQVTSLTASVQERLKIGSASGSSGNKNTANNYYSQNQSHQHPRHNKHHNQHHGGQGRYQRHNNSGASNSNAGSGSTNSDVETIALDYLRTVIQCLNQNPGQFDTTATRFLNIFEGMENNQYVLSNAMEDIFNESIQNPNFRYMGAKLYNLLHMLNLKKDSLFHTLLKCKLDYHQQEVMQYMKTNQQQKVRETALFLAELYMQLRGDDTRIHLIAENIVYSLKQLLSKESSDNIRCICLTLKLAGYDLTADCPIEMREIIEILQAVNHKSQGKYPLAANVISLQKNNWGRKLNSPTAEVEAAAAAASRAPEPLRMSDEPIFYGPDGRELTAEETDFLSDGAAAVPGSGSTDEDGEGGDLDIDLDPEMDEETEKAYKEFCKQNNAST, encoded by the coding sequence atggatATAACACCGGGTCGTGCCCCATTTACTGAGGATGAGGATTATACCCCATTACGGAAGCCAAAATCGGCTACAAATACGCCTACACACGGCGCTACGTCTCTGAATGCAAATACCTGTGACGCATATGGTCGCACGGTATCGCCATCAAAACTATCACCATATGCTAAAGAATTTGTGCCACGCTTTGGTGGCACCGGTAGTAATTCTGCCGCAGGCGCTCAGGAGAGATTAGAACGACATCAGCAACAGTACAATCAACAAACCTATCAACAATATCATCAGCAGTCATCGCGACCACACCGTTATTCCAATGGTTACCAACAGAATAATCATCACAGCCATAATCAACAGCAATACGGTCACCAAGTCACCTCACTAACGGCATCCGTGCAAGAGCGTTTAAAGATAGGATCCGCCTCCGGTAGCAGTGGGAACAAGAATACTGCCAATAACTATTATAGCCAAAATCAATCACATCAACATCCCAGGCATAATAAGCATCATAATCAACATCATGGTGGACAAGGACGCTATCAACGTCACAATAATTCGGGCGCATCAAATTCAAATGCTGGCAGTGGTAGCACTAACTCAGATGTAGAGACAATTGCACTCGACTATTTGAGAACAGTGATTCAATGTCTGAATCAAAATCCTGGACAGTTTGACACAACTGCTACACGGTTTCTTAACATATTCGAGGGTATGGAGAATAACCAATATGTACTTTCAAATGCAATGGAGGATATTTTCAATGAATCCATACAGAATCCGAACTTCCGCTATATGGGCGCTAAGCTCTACAATCTTTTGCATATGCTCAACTTGAAGAAAGACTCACTTTTCCACACATTGCTCAAATGCAAGTTGGACTATCACCAGCAAGAGGTTATGCAATATATGAAGACGAATCAGCAACAAAAAGTGCGTGAAACAGCTCTCTTCCTCGCTGAATTATATATGCAGTTGCGTGGTGATGACACTCGCATCCATCTAATTGCCGAAAATATAGTGTACTCACTGAAACAGCTACTGTCGAAGGAGTCTTCCGACAATATTCGTTGCATTTGTTTAACACTCAAATTAGCCGGTTATGATTTGACTGCAGACTGCCCAATCGAAATGCGTGAAATCATTGAGATTTTACAAGCTGTGAACCATAAGTCACAGGGTAAATATCCGCTAGCAGCTAATGTAATATCTTTGCAGAAGAACAATTGGGGACGCAAATTGAATTCGCCAACAGCCGAAGTTGAAGCTGCAGCTGCAGCGGCGTCCAGAGCACCAGAACCATTACGCATGAGCGACGAACCTATATTCTATGGGCCAGATGGGCGTGAGTTGACGGCAGAAGAAACCGATTTCTTATCCGATGGTGCAGCGGCTGTGCCGGGCAGTGGTTCCACCGATGAAGACGGCGAAGGTGGCGATCTCGATATTGATCTTGACCCAGAAATGGATGAGGAGACCGAAAAGGCTTACAAAGAGTTTTGCAAGCAAAATAACGCTAGTACATAG
- the LOC105216336 gene encoding proteasomal ubiquitin receptor ADRM1 homolog, with translation MFGRQSGIGGGNTSSSSNLVEFRAGRMNMIGKMVHPDARKGLVYLTQSEDGLMHFCWKDRTTGKVEDDLIVFPDDFEFKRVEQCKTGRVYVLKFKSSSRRMFFWMQEPKVEKDDELCRRVNELMNNPPSQQRNNSDNGDLQYMLNNMSQQQLMQLFGGVGQMGGLTSLLGSMNRAENSSRTPARQSSNSTASNLLTPESNTAPKTPSAPKGKGNRSAAGATSTNINANLSTPGSRTISVDLSTALTGSEAINQIISDPERAKTLSVHLPESEDADENKKQQIKDTIASPQFQQALSLFSNALQSAQLGPVVSQFELTPEAVAAAYAGNLEDFVKALEKSLPAGATMDTAKAAKEPEKDKEPLKNNESEDNKTDKK, from the exons atgttCGGTCGTCAGAGCGGTATCGGTGGTGGAAATACTAGCAGTAGCTCCAATTTAGTGGAGTTTCGTGCAGGTCGGATGAATATGATAGGCAAAATGGTCCATCCAGATGCTCGCAAAGGTCTAGTGTATCTAACACAGAGTGAAGATGGTCTTATGCATTTTTGCTGGAAGGATCGCACCACTGGCaag gtTGAGGATGACTTAATTGTTTTTCCGGACGATTTTGAATTTAAACGCGTTGAGCAATGCAAAACTGGACGcgtatatgtattaaaatttaagtcATCTTCACGGCGCATGTTTTTCTGGATGCAAGAACCAAAAGTCGAAAAAGACGATGAGCTATGTCGTCGTGTAAACGAACTAATGAATAACCCACCTTCACAACAACGTAATAATAGTGATAATGGCGATTTACAGTACATGTTGAACAATATGTCACAGCAGCAACTAATGCAACTGTTCGGTGGTGTTGGTCAAATGGGCGGACTAACCTCTTTATTGGGTTCAATGAA cCGTGCTGAAAATAGCTCGCGTACACCTGCGCGCCAAAGCAGCAATAGTACTGCAAGTAATCTGCTCACACCAGAATCAAATACGGCACCTAAAACTCCTTCAGCACCAAAAGGAAAGGGTAATAGAAGTGCTGCCGGTGCAACTTCTACCAATATCAATGCAAACTTATCAA CCCCAGGCAGTCGTACCATAAGTGTTGATTTATCCACTGCTCTAACTGGTTCGGAGGCTATTAATCAAATAATATCAGATCCAGAACGAGCAAAAACTTTATCAGTACACCTGCCTGAAAGCGAAGATGccgatgaaaataaaaaacagcaaATTAAGGATACAATTGCTTCACCGCAATTCCAACAAGCTCTATCTTTGTTCTCAAATGCTCTACAATCTGCACAGCTCGGCCCTGTGGTCTCACAATTTGAACTAACACCAGAAGCTGTGGCAGCTGCATATGCAGGTAATTTGGAGGATTTCGTTAAGGCTTTAGAGAAATCACTGCCAGCCGGTGCTACCATGGATACTGCTAAAGCAGCCAAAGAACCCGAGAAAGACAAGGAGccattgaaaaataatgaaagcgaAGATAATAAaactgataaaaaataa
- the LOC105216340 gene encoding uncharacterized protein LOC105216340: protein MSIQFSGALKRSNGIIAAISKQLKNVNLKGVKRITVTFDPYAENVRPTRDFLSLLSTPKISLTNPNCIIKTDVVCNRQPSEVKFSLIDSAQEKAQVKEIRFVSNNLTTLELLQLLNKHVSVLAPVEEITSKVATKAEKQKLAGGAGGKKGSKKK, encoded by the exons ATGTCGATACAATTCAGTGGAGCTTTGAAGCGGTCAAACGGTATAATTGCCGCAATAAGCAAAcaattgaaaaatgtaaatttaaaaggAGTTAAACGGATAACTGTTACGTTTGATCCATATGCAGAAAATGTGAGACCTACAAG GGATTTCTTGTCTTTGCTGTCAACACCTAAGATATCGCTTACCAATCCCAATTGCATTATAAAAACAGATGTGGTTTGCAATCGTCAACCTTCGgaagttaaattttctttaattgattCCGCACAAG aaaaagcaCAAGTGAAAGAAATTCGTTTTGTCAGCAACAATTTGACAACACTCGAACTTTTGCAGCTTCTTAACAAGCACGTATCTGTGCTGGCGCCTGTTGAGGAGATCACATCCAAGGTAGCTACTAAAGCAGAGAAACAAAAGCTAGCAGGCGGCGCTGGTGGTAAAAAGGgttcaaagaaaaaataa